One window of the Vigna radiata var. radiata cultivar VC1973A chromosome 1, Vradiata_ver6, whole genome shotgun sequence genome contains the following:
- the LOC106754432 gene encoding F-box/LRR-repeat protein 13-like — MDDRMSSLADEILCYILSLLPTEQVIATSVLSKRWNLLWRSVPSLDFDTDNEDFWSLSEKTFNMFYSSVCSFLIDRGDQPLHRFRLRSNFFCDDSKRFNKLIKDIVSKSDKLQLLDLFALSNTLVPSVVFSFKTLVVLKLEAIPVEEVFFVDLPFLKILHLIHITFSIDIDLSQLLSGCPNLEDLKFKGLTCKTKGKFNRLPKLVRASIRFSCRYFHHI; from the exons ATGGATGATAGAATGAGCAGTTTGGCAGATGAAATCCTTTGTTACATTTTATCTCTTCTTCCAACCGAACAA GTTATTGCAACCAGTGTTCTCTCCAAACGTTGGAATCTTCTGTGGCGTTCTGTTCCTTCTTTGGATTTCGACACCGATAACGAAGATTTTTGGTCTCTTAGCGAAAAGACTTTCAATATGTTTTATAGCTCGGTGTGCTCTTTCTTGATTGATCGCGGAGACCAGCCTCTACATAGATTTCGCCTCAGATCTAACTTTTTTTGTGACGATTCTAAACGATTCAACAAATTGATTAAGGATATAGTGAGTAAGAGTGATAAACTTCAGCTCCTTGACCTCTTTGCCCTTTCCAATACTCTCGTTCCCTCCGTAGTGTTTAGCTTCAAAACTCTCGTGGTTCTCAAGTTGGAGGCCATACCAGTGGAAGAAGTTTTCTTTGTTGATTTGCCCTTTCTTAAGATATTGCATTTAATTCATATTACTTTCTCAATAGATATTGATCTTTCACAACTTCTTTCTGGGTGTCCTAATCTTGAGGACTTAAAATTCAAGGGTTTAACTTGTAAAACTAAAGGGAAGTTTAACAGATTGCCCAAATTGGTTAGAGCCAGCATTCGTTTTTCTTGCAGATATTTCCACCATATATGA
- the LOC106754514 gene encoding F-box/FBD/LRR-repeat protein At5g22700-like: protein MADLISSLPNEIICHILSSLPSQQVVATSVISKRWNLLWRDVPSLHFDNGNEYFGLLKCKKNTFYSSVSSFLAGHENQPFYRLRLRCYYSMYITKSIRTQIQNAVTGSDRIQILDLYCNKNIVIPSVVFSFKTLVTLNLERITVEDISFVDLPLLEILHLEDINSPVEIDLSQFLFGCPNLKDLRVIRVRHLACETKGKFIRLPKLVRACIHKFLLPLEIFKKVEVLELEWVKFHWIFQQPNMDLNFDFHNLIRLELNVVRNWLLVLKLLNHCPKLQSLDICIHKV, encoded by the exons ATGGCAGATTTGATAAGTAGTCTTCCAAACGAAATCATTTGTCacattctttcttctcttccatcTCAACAAGTTGTTGCAACCAGTGTTATCTCCAAGCGTTGGAACCTTCTGTGGCGTGATGTTCCCTCTTTGCATTTCGATAACGGTAACGAATATTTTGGCCTTCTCAAATGCAAAAAGAATACATTTTATAGCTCTGTGAGTTCTTTCTTGGCTGGTCATGAAAATCAACCCTTCTATAGATTACGTCTCAGATGTTACTATTCCATGTATATTACTAAAAGTATTAGGACACAAATTCAGAATGCAGTGACTGGTAGCGATAGAATTCAAATCCTCGACCTCTATTGTAATAAGAACATTGTCATTCCGTCCGTGGTGTTTAGTTTTAAAACTCTCGTGACTCTCAACTTGGAACGCATAACAGTGGAAGATATTTCCTTTGTTGATTTGCCCTTACTTGAGATCTTGCATCTCGAAGATATTAATTCCCCAGTAGAaattgatctttcacagtttctTTTTGGATGTCCTAATCTCAAAGACTTAAGAGTCATAAGAGTGAGGCATTTGGCTTGTGAAACTAAAGGAAAGTTTATTAGATTGCCCAAGTTGGTTAGAGCCTGCATTCATAAATTCTTACTTCCACTGGAAATATTTAAGAAAGTTGAAGTTTTGGAATTGGAGTGGGTGAAATTCCATTGG ATATTTCAACAACCAAACATGGACCTGAATTTTGACTTTCACAATTTAATTCGACTTGAATTGAATGTGGTCCGGAATTGGCTTCTCGTCTTGAAATTGCTAAATCATTGTCCCAAGCTTCAAAGTCTTGACATTTGCATTCATAAGGTTTGA